In the Arthrobacter sp. SLBN-100 genome, CGCTGCAAGCGCTGTTGTCGGTTTTTTGGTCTTCATTGCCAGTTCGGGGAGCCGCTGTGTAATTGTATTCGTGAGGGTGATGTCTGCCATCATCGCTTGTCACACGAGAATGCTTGTATCCCGAGGCGCACTCACCTTCAATAGATATAGGACGTAGATCACACCCGTCCACCCCGCACAAGCGTTACGTTTTCTGCCCAAGTTATTCCGTGGCTAAAGGCGGCCCGGCATCTCGAATTGTTTGGCCGGATGCGCCACGTGTGCCGGGAAGAACCAAGGAGACTTTTTGATATGGCAAGAACTACGCCAACCGCGTCACCGACCGCACGAAAAGTAGCCGTTGCTACATTCGTGGGCACAACAATTGAGTGGTACGACTTCTTTATTTATGGAGTTGCCGCAGCTTTTGTATTCGGTCCTCAATTTTTTCCCGCTCTATCTCCCACAACTGCACTTATAGCCTCCTTCGGAACCTTTGCAGCAGGATTTATTGCCCGCCCTGTGGGCGGGCTTTTATTCGGGCACTTCGGCGACAGGCTAGGACGCAAGCAGACTCTCGTTTCTCCCTCCTATTGATGGGCATCGGGACCTTCTTGATTGCCCTATTGCCGAACTTCGACCAGATTGGGATCGCGGCGCCAGTGCTGCTGGTTACGCTGCGGCTTATTCAGGGACTCGGTGTGGGGGGTGAGTGGGGCGGTGCCGTCCTGATGGCGGCTGAGCATGCCCCGCCTGGCAAACGCGGCTTCTATTCCTCGTTCCCACAGATGGGGATGCCAGCTGGCATCATCTTGGCAAACCTGGTTTTTCTGGTTATTAGCTCCGTTCTCGCACCAGAACACTTCGCGGCCTGGGGTTGGCGGATCCCGTTCTTGTTTAGCGCGCTTATGGTAATTGTTGCCTTGTTCATTCGTATGAACCTTGAGGAAAGCCCGGAGTTTGAAAAGCCAAGCAATGCTTCCACAACGCGTCGTCTGCCGGTTTTGGAGGTCTTGCAGACAGGGTGGAAGAGTGTGCTCTGTGGCATGGGCGTCTCACTGGCCCCGTCAGCGCTAGGTTACTTGTTCTCTGTGTATCTTCTTTCCTATGGGGCACAACTCGGGTTAGATCGTCAAGTACTTCTCATTTTGTTGATCATCGCGTCCGTTTTCTATCTCTTATTTGTGGGCATTTCTGGAAAGATTGCGGACAAGGTCGGGGCCGTTCGTATATTTACGATTTCTATGATTCTCTCCACCGTTGCGGTCTTCGCATGCTTCTGGCTGTTCGACACAGTGACAATTGCTGGCGCCTTCATGGCGTTCTTGATTCTCACGGTACCGATGGGCCTATCCGCGGGTGTGCAAGCGGTGATCATTTCTGGGTCATTCCCTGTGCGTTTACGATACACAGGCTCTTCCCTGTCATTTCAAATGGGTTCTGTTCTCGGCGGCGGTCTGACGCCTATGATCGCGACTGCTATTTACGCGGCGACGGGCTCCTCCCAAGGTATTGCGATCTACTTGGCTGTCATGGTGATCGTGTCTGCGTTCAGCGTGCTGATTCTGTCTAAGATTTCGTACGCTACAGAGGTGGGTGACGCCCGAGAAGACATAGTCTTGGCGAGTCCCAAGCCTGAGCACGGGAACGCCTAGTTACAGTCATTTCATTTCTGCATGTCGGCGTTCCGACCGGATTCGGGCCACGACTTGTGAGTGCGGTGATGTTCGCTTGGTGGGTGTGCGATTGGTTCTGGAGCCGTCCTCGTATTAATGTTCCGTGATCGGGTACTTCCCACTATCCTCGCGGTCCCGATTTACCAAAGGTCCTGGCCAGAGGCGAATAAGTTAGGGCACGGAAAAGTGCACCCGTCGGGCGGTTGTGGATTCAATTGACCGCCCGGCGGTTCCGTTCTGACGCGTCTGATGCCGTGGCATCGGCCGACCACGTGGGGAGTCGTGTTTAGGCACCTCGGGGCAAAGGACGGGAAGTTCGATTGTGTGTTTCTGGTTCTCAGCTGCAATCTGCCGGAAGCGCAGAAGACACCATGTTTAACTCGCACATCCGCGGGTGCGTCCAGGGGCGGGATCGCCGTCATCCGATTATCTGTTGAGGACGCTTTTCAGACCGACAAAGGTGACTCCTCGACTTCCAGGAGAGTCGATACACCCGCGGGCACTGGTAGGCCGGCTTGTCGTTGCGAATCCGAGGCTTTCTCGCCTGAGGCAAGGCTAGGCGCAGGGAACTAGAAATTGGGCAGGAAAGCATTCGTGGTGCTCCAGCTCGGACATCCGGTCGCCCGCTCATAACCCGTGTGGCCCGGACAAACCTCGCGGATTAACCGCTGCCAATGCGTGCAGGCTGGCTGCGGCAGCACAGCTACCGGAAACGGCAAGGATGAAGTGAACTCGACGGCAATGAGAAACGGCGTTCGTCAGCGCGGCTGCTGGCGTTTGCGTAAGCGGAAGGTGGGATAGCTATTGCCGAGTTGTGTTGGGATATACGCGGCCTTCGGCAGTGCATGATCAGATCCGGCACGTGCGGCTCAATTGTTGGAACCTAGTCCCAGATGTTGCTTGAACGGAGAGCACCGTGAGGAACCTATACGGGGTTGATCTTAACCTGCTCGTAGCTTTGGAGGCGCTGCTGAACGAGCGCAACGTGACACGTGCGGGTGAACAGTTGGGCGTGAGCCAATCCGCGATGAGCAACACGCTCGGACGGTTGCGGCGTTTGCTTGATGACGACATTCTTATCAGGGTCGGACGAGAGTGGCAGGTGACTCCTCGGGCAGCTTCCCTGCAGGAGCCGCTGTCTCGTATGCTCGCTATCACCCGGGAGGAAGTCCTCGGTCATCTTCCTTTCGATGCGGCCTCCTCGCGGAGACGTTTCCGTATCGCCACGGCTAACGCAGC is a window encoding:
- a CDS encoding MFS transporter; its protein translation is MARTTPTASPTARKVAVATFVGTTIEWYDFFIYGVAAAFVFGPQFFPALSPTTALIASFGTFAAGFIARPVGGLLFGHFGDRLGRKQTLVSPSY
- a CDS encoding MFS transporter → MGIGTFLIALLPNFDQIGIAAPVLLVTLRLIQGLGVGGEWGGAVLMAAEHAPPGKRGFYSSFPQMGMPAGIILANLVFLVISSVLAPEHFAAWGWRIPFLFSALMVIVALFIRMNLEESPEFEKPSNASTTRRLPVLEVLQTGWKSVLCGMGVSLAPSALGYLFSVYLLSYGAQLGLDRQVLLILLIIASVFYLLFVGISGKIADKVGAVRIFTISMILSTVAVFACFWLFDTVTIAGAFMAFLILTVPMGLSAGVQAVIISGSFPVRLRYTGSSLSFQMGSVLGGGLTPMIATAIYAATGSSQGIAIYLAVMVIVSAFSVLILSKISYATEVGDAREDIVLASPKPEHGNA